AACCATATTAACCTTGTGGAGATTCTCATGGATGTGGTAATTTTACACTATTATCCACCATAAACACCTTGAAAATATGTAAATGCACTAAATATTTCATCTTTCTGTGTTCAAATTCAGAATCAGTGGTCAACGGTGTTTTCGGGAATAGTTTCAAAGGCTTCAACTTTGGATGTTCTTTCAACAGGGATAGCAGGCAATTATAATGGAGCCCTTCAAGTGGTAATATAGAAATCCCATACGCCTTTTTCTTGCTGAGGATTATGTAACTCAACAAATTGTTTCCAGTAGAGATTTTTCTGTTGAGGGTAATATCTTAGGTCAAAATTTTGTCTCCTAGAGCCCTAAAGTGAAAGTActttcttttacttaaaaggGACGGAACTATACGCAAACTAAAAAGAGACCGAACTATACGCAAACTAAAACGTTTGCTATGGTTTCATAAGCCGAGGGCACATCAATAAGTATATGATTTTGTCTCTTAACTCTACTAAAATTAACTCTACTAAAATTATGGTGGGTTCATAAAGTCAGTGCACTTATTGTCTATGAAAGTGGCAGAGTCAAGAGGGCTGGAAAATGCCTCAGTACCctctaaaatacaaaatttttatttaaatctttttataatttataaaattttgaattaataatagtaaaattacattttaacctcAAAAacgataaaaaattaatttaatcatttaaaaagtattaagatatagaatattaaaattataaaattatatttttattatcgttaaaatatataatttaatttctgccggttaaaaaaatatttggctTCGCTGCTGGTCCATTACCTATCTGATTGATAAAAATCATGTTACCATCTTtcataaattgtttaaatttaataaccCTTTGTTAATATTTCATATTGTGTTACACTTTCTTAGATGGCAACTGAATTTCAAGTTCCGTCACCACTTGTGCCCACTCGTGAGAGCTATTACGTAAGATACTGCAAGCAACATGCAGAGGGAACTTGGGCAGTGGTCGATGTTTCCTTGGATAATATACGCCCTAGTCCAACAGCTAGATGCCGAAGGAGACCGTCTGGATGCCTAATTCAAGAAATGCCCAACGGGTATTCAAAGGTACGTAAAAACAATCATTTGCAAATgacatttgttttcttccaattAGCTCAGTCAATGCCAATGGCATCATGCAAAATATAGGTTACTTGGGTCGAACATGTTGAAGTCGACGATAGTGGCGTTCACAGTCTTTACAAGCAGCTCGTAAGCACCGGCCATGCTTTCGGAGCACAACGTTGGATCGCTACTTTAGACCGACAGTGTGAGAGGCTCGCAAGTGTCATGGCTACTAACGTACCCACCGGTGACGTTGGAGGTAATAATTAAAGTAGAATCAATACATAAATCGACCTATTCCAATTATACATCCTTTGACGATTTCGTATCTAAAACAATATTagaacatttttcaatggtgaTGCTGAAATAGTTTGATATTTGCTGAGATTAGTGATAACAAATCAAGATGGGAGAAAGAGTATGCTGAAGCTAGCTGAGAGAATGGTGATGAGTTTTTGTGCCGGAGTGAGTGCGTCGACCGCGCACACTTGGACGACATTATCAGGGACAGGGGCCGATGATGTAAGGGTGATGACTAGAAAAAGCGTGGATGATCCAGGTAGACCACCTGGGATTGTGCTAAGTGCTGCCACATCCTTTTGGCTTCCTGTTTCACCAAAGAGGGTATTCGATTTCCTCCGAGATGAAAATTCTCGAAGTGAGGTATGCCAAAAACTCCATactaatttgattttgtattttccCACTTCATGTTTATTCATGAATGGGATGGTATCAAATATTATTGCATATGAATCATAGAATATTTGGcacctctttttctttttttgccttAAATTGTACATCAACTTATGGTTAAtgctcatttattttatttgatatcaTCAAAAATCAATCATTGTTCTTAGAATGCAATTTTCTTTTCTGACATGGACTGATTAGATgcatttaataaatgattttttttcaattaagaGTAAGCATCGATTTGATAACTCAATTATGCGTGTTGTAATttgtacatttttatttattgtgttTATAATTGTCTTAATCAACTTGTCTCCAAAATACAGTGGGATATTCTTTCAAATGGTGGAGTTGTCCAAGAAATGGCACACATAGCCAATGGTCGGGACACAGGCAATTGTGTTTCACTACTTCGAGTAAACGTATGTTTcctttgtaattttgttgattttcatTTAACAATAACTTGATGTATTATTTCATAACACAACATAAAATAACTTTTGTGTAGAGTGCGAATTCAAGCCAGAGTAACATGCTGATTTTACAAGAAAGTTGTACAGACCCAACGGCCTCTTTCGTGATCTATGCCCCGGTTGATATTGTCGCGATGAATGTCGTCTTAAATGGAGGTGACCCGGACTATGTCGCTCTTCTCCCTTCCGGTTTTGCTATTCTACCAGATGGATCAACTATTACAGCAACGACTTCGAGTGCCGGTGGTGGCATTGACACTGATGCGGCCGGCAGCTCCAGTGGATCCCTTTTAACTGTTGCGTTTCAGATTTTGGTCGACTCGGTTCCAACTGCAAAGCTTTCTCTTGGATCGGTTGCAACAGTTAACAATCTGATCGCTTGCACCGTTGAAAGGATAAAAGCATCTTTGTCATGCGAGAATGCATGAAGTAGCTCAGCTTTAAATGATAGCTAACTAGataaggtatatatataatttgaaccATTTTACACATTGCCATAGATTTCAGGATATtgattatttatctttattaatttcttgTCTAATACAGGAACGGAAAAAGGGAAGGTAactaaatttgaagaaaattagTGAGTTGAGGAATTTTGGGATTATAGAAAAACGAAAGGGAGAAGTCAAGAGCGCACCTTGCATGATCCTATATGACATGTTTGACTTTTGTTCGAGGCTGAGAAATTTCAATTGACTTGGACAAAATTCATCAAGTCTAGAGGTTCGGGAATTGACttccccaaaaagaaaaaaacgaatgaatgaatgaaatagGAGTTGTAtagttttgttttatgtaaTGGGATTTTAGTtcccttttttccttcttcccttagtttattttgtgtttctaaTGCTCTCACACATCTACTTCTACCAGacagtttttttaatttgttactatcgtttctttttctttttgaggcatttaaaagcttttttttttttaaatgggtttCGTTTATTTTATTCAGGAAGTCCTTCATCTTCAAACTACAtaacatattaatataaaattgttgATGTTTTTTGGATATTAAGTTGAAGAGAGCAGCGCACCTTaatcttaaaagaaaacttagGATGTCTCTTGATGTTTGAACAGCTAAAATCATGGCACATAAAGAAACTTCAATCAATAACCATGCTCCAATGGTCATCATTTTATCTACTTAGACATTTAGAGATGCTCTTAGGCTCTCttcaaaattaaaggataaaactTTAAGAGTGTCTCACTTTTCAGTGTAACAACaccgaaataaaaaaaacttcatgTTCTTCAAATACTAACAATAccactataaaataataattaaggaAAACTAGGAAAGTGGAAGGATGAATTGCACAAAACTTGGATGGATTTCACCGTGAAATGCTCATTTATTTAAGCATCAAGGAAGTCATAATGGCTGTGGCTTTAGTGCAAAAATTAAGTATGAGAGAAGATTTCATAACATTCCTTATCATTGATATGAATGGATCATTGAATGTATACTAATGTTTCCAACACATAAATGCAAAGATGGCTACCAAGAAAGCTAGAAAAAGGAACATGATTTAATGTTGTTTGGCGCATAATTGCCTAGCCTAGTTGGCTATCAACATAAATACAACTctcttaaatattaatttcatgttcttttttctttttcatctgcTAGTACACTATTTATTAATTACTCATTAAATTGTTGCAAGTTTATgcatatttttgtatattaacTCCATTTTTTGTCCATtgtaatacataaaaattaaagctttgaTGACAACCTTTAatgataacttttttttttcctcaacTCATTGACTTAGGTCTCAACATccaccatttttattatgtattgaTATGttgtgaataaattataaattaggggtTTAAGTCGGATTCAATTAGTCAATTTGTTTCCAGCCTACAAGTATGATATGGGAGCTTCATTTTACAAAACACACCCCACAGCCAATGTATATTGCGAGTTATAAAAGCAAGTGAGCAcaaatttgaaactttaaaaatgtttaaatttatttttgttatacttggtatatttttattataaagtgTTGTAACTTTCggtatatgaaattattaaattattcatatataaaaaaaaaaccagtcCTTTATTCactattattttgattatttcttttattattagaaATGCTGGCTAGGATGTGAGTGTGTGCTCACTACagcaaaataggtttttagAGGCGTTTTTTGGGCCTATAGCGACGtttataagcgccgctaaaacaATTTGTCGCAATTTAATAAGCGCTGcaaaaaacgtcgctaaattTTGCATCGATTATGTGGAAAAATGTcgctatagaacatgacctttagcggcgtttcccCAAAAggccgctatagaacatgacttttagcggcgcttttctcaCAAACACCGCTATAGGACTTGACCATTAGCGGCGGATTTCCTAAAATGTcgctaaaggtcttgttctttagcggcgtttttaataaaaatgccACTACAAGTCATGTTCTTTGTCGGCGTTTGTGGAAGAAACGCCACTAACTTTAGCAGATTtttaacaacccattttcattcatatagaacCCGAATTGTCAACATAATTTCTTGTAACATCAAATCCAACAAAAGACTACAAATCTAAATGATATTTCAAATCCAacgaaagaaatatgtatatgatctaaattaataaacgaaataacaaaatttattatattcaaaagttataatgttaaaatattcttacaataagaaaacaaatgtctAAGATGGCGGATTCTATGATtgttgaaacatcttcatcatattctgaagctgtAGCTAGAGTTCGTCATATTTTCTAAttgcctctgcttccctcgctaccgcctccgctttaagttgtagctggagttcttcatattttctttgagcctccgctttaagttgagTAATTTGCTCAACTGTGCTTGCTTGTATCTGAGCCATTTGGTCTTTTAACCTCCagacttcagcttgagcctgattccgtgaaggcatgtattgctgcgagctagatccaaaatattaggttgggttaacaaaagatccttgaaatctaactcgaccatacctttcaggacccaaaacttcagtaataattcggttatcaatgtcgttaagattaacagaactatcactcgAAGCGATCGCTTCATACTCCGcccttttatcctttagtttctcctaataaatcaatcaaagagttagaaacgaaatatatattcaaaacaaatgCAGCATaacattatttgcattacaaacaacaaattaaaccattataattaaacatgataaatatttaaaataatttaaattttattaagtaaatataccataatttctgcagcttcaatAATCATAGGagattcatctttctttctatgtgtaatgtcaaaaagctgaAGGCGTCTAACTTTTTGACCAGatgacagttcctacaatatagtaggaaaaatattatttagtagaaagtaattaatatttggcacaattaataaattcaaaatacctcgtcATCAGCTACACAAGTAAAATTTTTCAACCTAACTGTGtgcgtgaatttttgtttttgcctacTTGTAGTTCCAACTTgctcacgatcctacattatgaaattattattacgcATATTACGTATATATTAAATgctatgaattgaaatgattataagagtttggaagtacgtaatacctctcatttctttgaattccaaaatctaactgcatcttcctattggtacctcagcattcccggctagacatttcacaatttctctttgaggcttatatttttcttaaaatattccttCTTTAAAGCACTTATATGGTCTCTTCATTTTTTcctaatgccttctttacataattATCCGAAACCTCTAAAGCAAATCTCTCTTGCAAAtaacacaagtttagaaagttaatataaatgaaacataaaccaaagtattataaattacattcatgttattaccttaatattattgagagcttaatttttgttattatcaggtatatgatgccatgactcgtagttgataggcaacagaTTGGTATTTCGTGCTATAATGCCCAAGTATCTTGCTAAAAGTTGAGCTTTTGATCCAAAAGACTGACAATGATTGTTTCTAGCTACATTAACACGCTCAACATAATTTAActcatataaatcttttaatagtGTATGTCCTCGAGTTTTGCGCATCCCACGActttcaactaaaaaaatattatattataatataagaatttgaaacaaaaatcaataataaaagtcaacacgcatgtaaattaaagttaacattactttgaatttctgtAGGTTCGTCAATTGtattcggaacattcgaagatccaatagcagtctattgttcactatttgtttcttccgAATTTGGAGGATTAGATCTCGCAATACTTAGATCTCGCAATCTTCTTCTAgacattttatctgcaatacacataaaatagttgaaatattagtaactaattacaacaataatagtacatataaaatagttgaaatatttaacaagatcaagatttaaattataatattacatataattaaaaaatcgtaaaatcttactacatcatgattcgtaaatatcttcttCCACATCCTGACGAaaccattgaaattgtgtactggTACTAGGGatagtttcatttaagttttgttctgaaAAATGCAAAGTTTCTGACCTTTCGTtgatgtcatctctacttccattgcctatgtcaaacaagtctctaggtgtgttacggagtacaacgtaccaaccctcattaGTTGGATCTTTtaagtaaaaaacttgtttgacttgagaagaaaatacatacggctcgtctatcaattgttgtccagtgtgaattaatcgagagaagttcaccattgtagaatcaaatttatcttttttaatttcgtgagcagtattaacatcagcccaatcgcatcgaaataagacaaccttTCGTTTGCCATAGTAACCCAACTCAATAATGTCAATAAGAAGTCTGTATTACTCCATATTTTCCTCAACAGGATTactgtccctagcactagcataacttgtaattgaagaattaacaactattccacaattttgacTCTTCCTCAATCTTTCGCGAGATTTTGTATGAAACCTGAATCCATTGATGAGGAAGGCACTATATCTTTTTACTACTCTATTCAGACTTTaagaaagccatttaactttgTCATTGATGTCATTttcactccaaacctattgaatcaaaagtaaattgattaattataaatgttatacgaaaacattattatttgtcaatgaAAGCTTCAGTTGCATACCGTTTGCcctaaccattcatgaaaagattctgtgaataacttatgaatctctcaattttaaaatcttttggAGCGTGAAAGAGATCTCAAGacttgtttgtactcactatgtcaAAAAGTGGATTACttggttagaagataaacaaattaaaaatatgaatatttatcaaattctaaaacttacttgcgtaatggttcaattgaatcgtggtgaaaaagaacatatcaaTGTGCTTGTACCCAAGATCTATCATCTAAGtgtgcaatttcaactttactgATTGATTCTCTATAACTTCGAAATAGATAAGTTTAGGCTAAGTTATGATTAGTGAGCTCAGCATTTCTACTTGGTCTATTCAGTCTTATTTCAACATCTTTTAAATATCTAGACTAGAAAGTCATACACTCCTCTGCCAAGTAACCTTCAGTAATTGGTCCTTCTAGATAACGCTTATTATGACAATAAGAATTCAATTTgcataggaacctaaacacgatatacaacattatcaaaagttgtaactaaaggtaTATTCATGAATGGATgaaaactttataattaaattagcaCCTCTTTATAGGATACATCCACCGATAGAAAATCGGTCCACCAAGTTTTGCTTCATGAGGGAGATGGATTAGCAAGTGCACCATAATaatgaagaaggaaggtggaaCGATCTTctccaaattgcataaagttaAGGCAGCTTGATCTTGTACTTTCTCAAGTTCTTCAACaatcaaaactttgccacaaatagctttcattatattggatagttcaattatacaagacatCACCTTTCTTACATACAACACCGTAAAGCAACTGgtagtaaatcttgcatcaagatgtgataatcCTGTgattttaagaaatatattaTTCGATCTTTAAGACTCACAcattgagatatatttgatgcatatgcATCTGGACCTTTATATCATTCAACACTATGTTGAacacttatttttctttctttgacaTTGCAAAAATAGAATGCGGCAATCGAGATTTTCCATTCAAAAGTAATTGGGGATGAAGGTCACACTGAATTCCCATGTCAACTAGATCAAGTCGACTCTAAAGATTGCCTTTCAATTTTCTatcgacattcaaaattgtccCAATGATTTCTCGCAAACATTCTTTTCAATATGCATGACATTAAGATTGTGTCGCAAAatgtgatgctcccaataaggcaactcaaaaaatacttctttttttccacaagtctgcctcattaggatcatcctcttcatcagatTCATCATCAATCTACCGGTCAACATCGCCAACATACGCCTCCCTCGGTCTTCTCTTTGTTTGCGTGTTAGGTGGTTAATTCATCTTCCTATAACTGAAATTGATATCTtttaacatgaacaagatttcagatttaATGGTCTGCTCaagagcttctctgaactcttcaatACCATCAAATATAGTCTCTAGAACCTAAATCTACGATTTCCAtctaaccaccgacgatgccccatataagagaacttcttcTCATTATATAACCACTTCGAACATGTTTGCGCTACACATCAAAGACAAGCATAACGTCCTTTGGTAGTCCAACCAGATAAATTGGCAGAAGTTGGGAAATCATTAATAGTCCATAACAAAGCTGCACATAAATAAAAGTTCTCCTTCCTCAAGACATCATATGTTTCAACACCCCCCATAACTGTttcaactcttcaataagtggctgcaTATAAATGTCAATATCATTTCTAGGACCTTTCTCTctagggataatcatagataagataaaagaagattgcttcatgcaaatccaatgaggcaaattgtaaggaacaagcactacaaGTCAAGTATTGTACGAAatactcatgattttaaaaggattaaatccatcagttgctagcccaagcctcacattccgaggatcgcttgcaaagcttggaaatttactatcaaatgatttccaagctaaaaaattaGCAGGATgtcttaataatccatcatcggcCCGTTGATCATGATGCCACCTCATAGACTCAACTGCCTTTGAGACATGAAAAGcatttgaagccttggtattagTGGAAAATATCGCAAAATCTTTATTGGCTTCTTTCTTGATTGTGCCTCACCTTCATCCTCATTCACATCCTCTGTATTTCTATTCATCCAATGAGATTTACCGCGAACATGACAAGACTGTTAGTTTTTTCGATCATCACAATACAACATATAGTCATTTgggaaattatgaattttgtcgtacccaaggcctaaatctttgatcagtttcttcatatctttgcatgaatgagggatttttgcaaacagAAACATAtctcttaaaaactctaacagcaatGTCAAagagtttccggtccacccttccaaacattttaagtgaaaaagaaaaatgcagaaggacatttttgaaaatttcgatcccTCGTAAAGTTCTTTGTTCATTTCATTAAGTAACttgtagaacttcgccgcttcttcATTTGGCTCTTCATCAAGTATACTTCTTCTCGTTCGGTAAAAGTATTTCCACCAATATCAC
The nucleotide sequence above comes from Gossypium raimondii isolate GPD5lz chromosome 13, ASM2569854v1, whole genome shotgun sequence. Encoded proteins:
- the LOC105783117 gene encoding homeobox-leucine zipper protein HDG2 isoform X2: MFQQPSNMMEGQLHPLESESEIGRMRDDELDSTTKSGSENHEAASGDDQNPRPNKKKRYHRHTQHQIQEMEAFFKECPHPDDKQRKELGRELGLEPLQVKFWFQNKRTQMKTQHERHENTQLRTENEKLRADNMRYREALSTASCPNCGGPTAVGQMSFDEHHLRLENARLREEIDRISAIAAKYVGKPVVSYPLLSSPMTPRPFEFGAQPGTGDMYGAGDLLRSISSPSEADKPIIIELAVAAMEELVRMAQMGEPLWMTSLDGTTYVLNEEEYIRTFPRGIGPKPTGFKCEASRETAVVIMNHINLVEILMDVNQWSTVFSGIVSKASTLDVLSTGIAGNYNGALQVMATEFQVPSPLVPTRESYYVRYCKQHAEGTWAVVDVSLDNIRPSPTARCRRRPSGCLIQEMPNGYSKVTWVEHVEVDDSGVHSLYKQLVSTGHAFGAQRWIATLDRQCERLASVMATNVPTGDVGVITNQDGRKSMLKLAERMVMSFCAGVSASTAHTWTTLSGTGADDVRVMTRKSVDDPGRPPGIVLSAATSFWLPVSPKRVFDFLRDENSRSEWDILSNGGVVQEMAHIANGRDTGNCVSLLRVNSANSSQSNMLILQESCTDPTASFVIYAPVDIVAMNVVLNGGDPDYVALLPSGFAILPDGSTITATTSSAGGGIDTDAAGSSSGSLLTVAFQILVDSVPTAKLSLGSVATVNNLIACTVERIKASLSCENA
- the LOC105783117 gene encoding homeobox-leucine zipper protein HDG2 isoform X1; the encoded protein is MLAGVMIPARNMPTMISGNGNVSGFGTSLLVQPSNMMEGQLHPLESESEIGRMRDDELDSTTKSGSENHEAASGDDQNPRPNKKKRYHRHTQHQIQEMEAFFKECPHPDDKQRKELGRELGLEPLQVKFWFQNKRTQMKTQHERHENTQLRTENEKLRADNMRYREALSTASCPNCGGPTAVGQMSFDEHHLRLENARLREEIDRISAIAAKYVGKPVVSYPLLSSPMTPRPFEFGAQPGTGDMYGAGDLLRSISSPSEADKPIIIELAVAAMEELVRMAQMGEPLWMTSLDGTTYVLNEEEYIRTFPRGIGPKPTGFKCEASRETAVVIMNHINLVEILMDVNQWSTVFSGIVSKASTLDVLSTGIAGNYNGALQVMATEFQVPSPLVPTRESYYVRYCKQHAEGTWAVVDVSLDNIRPSPTARCRRRPSGCLIQEMPNGYSKVTWVEHVEVDDSGVHSLYKQLVSTGHAFGAQRWIATLDRQCERLASVMATNVPTGDVGVITNQDGRKSMLKLAERMVMSFCAGVSASTAHTWTTLSGTGADDVRVMTRKSVDDPGRPPGIVLSAATSFWLPVSPKRVFDFLRDENSRSEWDILSNGGVVQEMAHIANGRDTGNCVSLLRVNSANSSQSNMLILQESCTDPTASFVIYAPVDIVAMNVVLNGGDPDYVALLPSGFAILPDGSTITATTSSAGGGIDTDAAGSSSGSLLTVAFQILVDSVPTAKLSLGSVATVNNLIACTVERIKASLSCENA